Proteins from one Panicum virgatum strain AP13 chromosome 7K, P.virgatum_v5, whole genome shotgun sequence genomic window:
- the LOC120641912 gene encoding sm-like protein LSM7: MAGRKETALDLAKFVDKGVQVKLTGGRQVTGTLKGYDQLLNLVLDEAVESEREQDDPLKLSGKTRQLGLIVCRGTAVMLVSPTDGTDEIANPFLADGA; encoded by the exons ATG GCGGGGCGCAAGGAGACTGCACTCGACCTGGCGAAGTTCGTCGACAAGGGCGTCCAGgtgaagctcaccggcggccGGCAAG TGACAGGAACTTTAAAGGGATACGACCAGCTACTCAACTTAGTGCTAGATGAAGCAGTGGAGTCCGAAAGAG AGCAAGATGACCCATTGAAGCTATCTGGGAAAACCAGACAGCTTGGCCTCATT GTGTGCAGGGGCACGGCAGTCATGCTGGTCTCACCAACTGATGGAACTGATGAGATCGCGAACCCTTTCCTTGCCGATGGGGCATAA
- the LOC120641910 gene encoding N-terminal acetyltransferase A complex catalytic subunit NAA10-like, producing MVCIRQATIDDLLAMQACNLMCLPENYQMKYYLYHMLSWPQLLFVAEDYGGRIVGYVLAKMEEDPSEPCHGHITSLAVLRSHRKLGLATKLMSAAQAAMDQVFGAEYVSLHVRRSNRAAFNLYTSTLGYQIHDIEAKYYADGEDAFDMRKPLRQPQPKKHHHHHHHHHGPGGCCSHDAPAAAAGSSPQSSNSPDKKSNT from the coding sequence ATGGTGTGCATCCGGCAGGCGACCATCGACGACCTGCTCGCGATGCAGGCGTGCAACCTGATGTGCCTGCCGGAGAATTACCAGATGAAGTACTACCTCTACCACATGCTCTCGTGGCCGCAGCTCCTCTTCGTCGCCGAGGACTACGGCGGCCGCATCGTCGGCTACGTGCTCGCCAAGATGGAGGAGGACCCCTCTGAGCCCTGCCACGGCCACATCACCTCCCTCGCCGTCCTCCGCTCCCACCGCAAGCTGGGGCTCGCCACCAAGCTCATgtccgccgcgcaggccgccatGGACCAGGTCTTCGGCGCCGAGTACGTCTCCCTCCACGTGCGCCGGTCCAACCGCGCCGCCTTCAACCTCTACACCTCCACACTCGGGTACCAGATCCACGACATCGAGGCCAAGTACTACGCCGACGGAGAGGACGCGTTCGATATGCGCAAGCCTCTGCGGCAGCCGCAGCCTAAGAAGCACCAccatcatcaccaccaccaccacggcccCGGTGGATGCTGCTCCCACGacgctcctgcggcggcggctggttcTTCTCCACAGTCTTCTAATTCGCCGGATAAGAAGTCTAACACTTGA
- the LOC120641907 gene encoding heterogeneous nuclear ribonucleoprotein U-like protein 1, translating into MASPDDEAAQPPPKRSRRDPEAEKDAAQPPPPPPRVELNPADCDLDFDVGGGGLKGSALHEGGFAYCWSGARATVGARGGGRYCFGCRIVAEQPVEMDLTAPEERHLCRIGVSRGDDPVGALGESDHSFGFGGTGKFSHQRRFANYGVRFGVGDTVVCAVDLDSKPMASIGFARNGQWLGIAKHFDAGEKGLGLVDAAVRPMQWESALFPHVLLKNVVVEMQFSREDGLEPVDGYEPWASAFADGNAVFGPLFEQSECEVMMMVGLPASGKSTWAEKWVKEHPEKRFILLGTNLALEQMKVPGLLRKNNYGERFDRLMDCATWIFNKLLTRAANTRRNFIIDQTNVYKNARIRKLRPFANYHKTAVVVFPPPSELKSRAAKRFDEMGKEVPAEAVNEMTANFVLPLSRDMPDSKEPFNKVIFTELSRDEAQRNLLEMQRLLPKTGTQSYGNSSNQNASSTYAVTAAPVDTRPRSSMANIHPPMANSYGSYSGTVPGSAATFSTGVHTVGITTQQQALSSVQRFQSPTGNQHEFHSGYPSDPNQYRMPSSYPNNPNQYQLHGSYQSTPLPGYGQSTYGSHRNPSPYNPNPYNPEMHQCIQGPMTNRNLYQAPGSAKAYGVPGYAAANLIGRPHQVPPPNLPAYSSQPVAQWVPNQGSSSSWSSDSYRPYGQQSDVHYPPCAAPATPPTPWLPHCSAPNHMNQWRS; encoded by the exons ATGGCGTCGCCGGACGACGAGGCCGCGCAGCCACCGCCGAAGCGTTCCCGGCGCGACCCCGAAGCGGAGAAGGACGCCGcgcagccgcctccgcctccgccgcgcgtgGAGCTCAACCCGGCGGACTGCGATCTCG ACTTCGATGTCGGCGGGGGCGGCCTCAAGGGGAGCGCGCTGCACGAGGGCGGGTTCGCCTACTGCTGGTCGGGCGCGCGCGCGACGGTGGGCGCCAGGGGCGGCGGGAGGTACTGCTTCGGGTGCAGAATCGTCGCCGAGCAGCCCGTGGAGATGGACCTCACGGCCCCCGAGGAGCGCCACCTCTGCCGCATTGGCGTCTCCAGGGGCGACGATCCCGTGGGGGCGCTCGGGGAGTCCGACCACAGCTTCGGGTTCGGGGGCACGGGGAAGTTTTCCCACCAGCGGAGGTTCGCCAACTACGGCGTCAGGTTCGGGGTCGGGGACACGGTCGTCTGCGCCGTGGACCTCGATTCGAAGCCCATGGCGTCGATCGGGTTCGCGAGGAACGGCCAGTGGCTTGGTATCGCGAAGCATTTCGATGCCGGTGAGAAGGGGCTTGGCTTGGTTGACGCAGCTGTGAGGCCGATGCAATGGGAATCAGCGCTCTTTCCCCATGTCCTGCTGAAGAATGTTGTCGTGGAGATGCAATTTAGCAGGGAGGATGGGCTGGAGCCAGTTGATGGTTATGAGCCCTGGGCCTCGGCTTTTGCTGATGGGAATGCTGTATTTGGACCTCTGTTTGAACAGAGTGAATGTGAGGTCATGATGATGGTTGGTCTCCCGGCTTCAGGCAAGTCGACATGGGCAGAGAAGTGGGTCAAGGAGCATCCGGAGAAACGTTTTATCCTTCTCGGGACTAACCTTGCATTGGAGCAAATGAAG GTGCCAGGATTGTTGCGTAAGAATAACTATGGTGAGCGTTTTGATCGGTTGATGGACTGCGCTACATGGATTTTCAACAAATTGCTGACCAGGGCTGCAAACACCCGTCGCAACTTTATCATTGATCAAACAAATGTTTACAAGAATGCTCGTATTCGCAAGCTGAGGCCATTTGCCAACTACCATAAG ACTGCTGTGGTCGTATTCCCACCGCCAAGTGAACTGAAATCCAGGGCAGCAAAGCGATTCGATGAGATGGGAAAGGAAGTGCCAGCTGAAGCAGTTAACGAAATGACAG CCAATTTTGTCTTGCCGCTCTCAAGGGATATGCCTGATTCGAAGGAGCCTTTTAACAAG GTAATTTTTACAGAGCTTTCTAGGGATGAGGCCCAGAGAAACCTACTTGAGATGCAACGACTGCTGCCAAAAACCGGGACCCAAAGCTATGGCAATTCCAGTAACCAAAAT GCTAGCTCGACGTATGCAGTGACTGCTGCTCCAGTTGATACTAGGCCAAGGTCATCCATGGCAAACATTCACCCTCCAATGGCCAATTCATATGGAAGTTATAGTGGCACGGTACCTGGAAGTGCTGCTACTTTCAGCACAGGTGTGCATACTGTGGGTATTACAACACAGCAACAGGCACTGTCTAGTGTTCAGAGGTTTCAGAGTCCAACAGGAAACCAACATGAATTTCATTCAGGCTACCCAAGTGATCCGAACCAATATCGGATGCCCTCAAGCTATCCGAATAACCCAAACCAGTATCAGTTACATGGAAGCTACCAAAGTACCCCACTTCCTGGTTATGGACAGAGTACATATGGATCCCATAGGAACCCGAGCCCATACAATCCTAATCCTTATAACCCTGAGATGCACCAATGCATTCAGGGTCCAATGACTAATAGGAACCTCTACCAGGCACCTGGGTCAGCCAAAGCCTATGGGGTCCCTGGCTATGCAGCTGCAAATCTGATTGGGAGGCCACATCAGGTGCCACCACCAAATCTTCCAGCATATAGTTCACAACCAGTTGCTCAGTGGGTGCCAAATCAAGGTAGTTCTTCCTCATGGAGTTCTGACAGCTACAGGCCCTATGGACAACAGTCTG ATGTGCACTACCCGCCGTGTGCTGCTCCAGCAACACCTCCGACTCCCTGGCTTCCTCACTGTTCCGCCCCAAACCACATGAATCAATGGCGGAGTTAG